The nucleotide sequence CTGACCATTTTATATCAGCAGGGATTACAGATGCTTTGTCTGTTTTTTCCATTATGGCGTAGTCTATGGATATGTCTGGCATGTTTGAAAAGTTTTCAAGGAGTGTTTGGTAAGAGTTTTCTTGGAAAAGTTGATATATGTCTGGGTTGTGTTTTTTTAGTTCTTGAAGGATGTTTGATATAGTAAAGGCAAACATTCCACTGTTCCAGTAGTAGTTTCCTTTTTGTAGGTAATCTTGGGCTTTTTCTAATGAAGGTTTTTCGTGGAATTTTAGTACTTTATAAGTGTAATCGTTAATTTTTTCTCCTGATTCTATGTAGCCGTATCCAGTTTCTGGTTTTGTTGGTTTTATACCAAAGGTTATAAGATAATCTTTTGCTACTTTTTCAGCTTTTTTAATGTAATCTACAAAAAGGTCTGTTGGCTCTATAAGATGGTCTGAAGGGAATATGCCTAAGACTTCATCTTCAGGAAGGTCTAACTTTTCTAAGGCAAACTTTACCGCCAAGGCTACAGCTGGAGCTGTGTTTCTGCCGACAGGTTCTTCTATGAGATGATAATGGTTTAGATTTATATCTTTTAGCTGGTTTATAACGTGGAATTTGTACTCTGTATTTGTGATTATAATTGGGTCTTTTGAAATAGGAAGTAATCTTAAAACTGTGTTTTGAAATAAAGATTTATCACTTCCTATTTTTAAAAACTGTTTAGGATAATTTTTCCTTGATAAAGGAAACAACCTCGTCCCACTACCACCTGCAAGTATCACAGCTTTCATTGAAATTTCCCTCCTTACTTTAAAAATGCTTTGGCTTTACTGTGTATTAGTTTTCTATAGGTTAGATTGTAAATTATTGCAAAAAATAGGCAAACTATTATTAAATATAGAGTATTATTGTAAAAAATCACCGATGGTAGAACAGCAAAAAGATTTAAAACCCAGAGAAAAACAGAAGTGGCAGAGTTTTGTAAAGTTTTGTTATTAAACGGAACTTTTTTTAATGAAATTACTCTATATACCATCATATGATAATGAAGAGGATCTGGCTCAAAAGCAGAAGTCCCCCTGATAATTTCTTTTCTATAAAATGAAAACAGAACTTCATAAACAGGATAAAAGTTAACAGCTAAGGCAAACCAAGGAGAAACAGATGGATTATTTTTAACAAGAAGAATCACTAAACCTCCTATCCAAAAACCTATAAAGTAAGCTCCTCCATCTCCTAAAAAAATCTTACCAAAAGGAAAATTTAAAATAAAAAATCCAAGTAGAGCAAACACAGACATTATTGAAAAGTCTCTTATTAAAAAATCTCCAACGTCATTTGCAACATACCCAATAGCTAACAAAATCATAATACTAACTCCAGAAGCAAGACCATTAAACCCATCTATAATGTTTATAGCATTAGAAAGCCCAACGAGTGCAAAGACAGTAAACAACAGTGAGATTATACCTACTGATAGTAGCTGGTCTATCAATGGAACGTCAACCTTCGTAATTTTTACGTCTAAAACAAAGTAAGCTATAATTCCGCCGATTGACATAAGAAAAAGTCTTATTTTTGGATGTAAAGTCCTTGTTAAATCTTCTACAAATCCAGAGAGAAATATAGGTAGAGATACAATAACATAAATCCAGAAGTGAGGATTATAAATCATAAGTCCAACACTTAAAGCAATAAAAATACCAAACCCTCCTATTCTTGGAGTAGGATTCTCGTGAAATCTCTGAGGTCCTGCGTGTAGATGGTCTGTGATGAAAATATCTAATTTTTTAGAGTAAAGTATTATTAAAAAACAAACAAAAAAACTTATTGCAAAGGTTATGGTATGTATTAGCATATAAAAGTTCCCCTATATCCTTAAATGTAAAGCAAACTCGTATAGGTTTTCAAATGAAAAATCTGCTAACTCTGGCTCTTTATTATTTTTATCAA is from Sulfurihydrogenibium subterraneum DSM 15120 and encodes:
- a CDS encoding mannose-1-phosphate guanylyltransferase/mannose-6-phosphate isomerase — encoded protein: MKAVILAGGSGTRLFPLSRKNYPKQFLKIGSDKSLFQNTVLRLLPISKDPIIITNTEYKFHVINQLKDINLNHYHLIEEPVGRNTAPAVALAVKFALEKLDLPEDEVLGIFPSDHLIEPTDLFVDYIKKAEKVAKDYLITFGIKPTKPETGYGYIESGEKINDYTYKVLKFHEKPSLEKAQDYLQKGNYYWNSGMFAFTISNILQELKKHNPDIYQLFQENSYQTLLENFSNMPDISIDYAIMEKTDKASVIPADIKWSDLGSWDSVYETLEKDQNQNVKEGNVVNINTKNSVILSNKRLIATVSIEDLVIVETDDVILIAKKGDTQKVKDLVNTLKENPQYKEITEIHKRVYRPWGSYTELEEGERYRIKRIVVNPGESLSMQLHHHRSEHWVVVRGTAKVVLEDIYGKERKEYYIHENESIYVPKSTKHRLSNPGKIPLEIIEIQVGEYVKEDDIIRFEDNYGRT
- a CDS encoding glycosyltransferase family 4 protein, whose product is MLIHTITFAISFFVCFLIILYSKKLDIFITDHLHAGPQRFHENPTPRIGGFGIFIALSVGLMIYNPHFWIYVIVSLPIFLSGFVEDLTRTLHPKIRLFLMSIGGIIAYFVLDVKITKVDVPLIDQLLSVGIISLLFTVFALVGLSNAINIIDGFNGLASGVSIMILLAIGYVANDVGDFLIRDFSIMSVFALLGFFILNFPFGKIFLGDGGAYFIGFWIGGLVILLVKNNPSVSPWFALAVNFYPVYEVLFSFYRKEIIRGTSAFEPDPLHYHMMVYRVISLKKVPFNNKTLQNSATSVFLWVLNLFAVLPSVIFYNNTLYLIIVCLFFAIIYNLTYRKLIHSKAKAFLK